The Verrucomicrobiota bacterium genome includes a region encoding these proteins:
- a CDS encoding sigma-70 family RNA polymerase sigma factor — MERTDSELIAAVLAGDPSSFEPIIAKYQSRVFATARRYARREDEIQDIVQEVFIKAYQKLPSFRGEAPFEHWLMRLALRTCYDFLRAHQRNREMNFSDITPEESDWLEKFRQEPSSAREDAAAARLLIQRLLDQLSPENRLVIVLLEIEDRSVKEIARITGWSIPLVKVRAFRARAQMRKLLEKLASEKYV; from the coding sequence ATGGAACGGACCGACTCGGAGTTGATCGCCGCTGTCCTCGCGGGCGACCCGTCGAGCTTCGAACCCATCATCGCCAAGTATCAGTCGCGGGTCTTCGCCACCGCCCGGCGTTACGCGCGGCGCGAGGACGAGATCCAGGACATCGTGCAGGAGGTGTTCATCAAGGCCTACCAGAAGCTGCCGAGCTTCCGGGGCGAGGCGCCGTTCGAGCACTGGCTGATGCGGCTCGCGTTGCGCACGTGCTACGACTTCCTGCGCGCCCACCAGCGGAACCGCGAAATGAACTTCTCCGACATCACACCCGAGGAATCGGACTGGCTGGAGAAGTTCCGGCAGGAGCCAAGTTCCGCGCGCGAGGACGCCGCGGCCGCGCGCCTGCTGATCCAGCGGCTGCTCGACCAGCTCTCGCCGGAAAACCGCCTCGTCATCGTGCTGCTCGAGATCGAGGACCGCTCCGTGAAGGAGATCGCGCGCATCACCGGCTGGTCCATCCCGCTCGTCAAGGTCCGCGCCTTCCGCGCTCGCGCGCAGATGCGCAAGCTGCTCGAAAAACTCGCCAGCGAGAAGTATGTGTAA